The DNA sequence agaaagaaaacgaaccATACCCAAACGTGATAGAGTGAAACATATCCACCTtgtataatcattttttgcAAAGGTAAGCCTTCGATTTGTTTGAAAGCGGATGGTTTACATGTTCTCTCCgagttttatgatttttttttccattttaatatatattgagAACTAGGCAACAAAATACATTCGTTCTATTGCATTATCATAATTTATGTCATATAAACATTTGATAcagttttaaaatttcatttgtagaGCTTAGCTTTAGTAGTAGTGTTAATAGTAATTAGATTCTATAGAATATATCGGAGATAAGTGGATGGAGTGATCGAGAGTCAAAGTTTGGTTTGGCATGATATTGTTAACGTTCACTTTCATACATTTGGATATATAAAAGAACATCTGCAGAACAGAATGCAACgcattggtttttttttctcatgcGGAGTCAGAGGACGAGATtgcgagaaaaataataacgcaAATGTTGAATCAAGTTTACGAACAATTGGGTACAGGTATCTGCAAGATGGTTGTAGATTTTGTCTCTTAACTTGAGCAACGTTAAAGTATTTGTTTAATCTTTACTTGAGGAGTTTTTGAGTCTTTAGCAGTAGATGTACCACTTagcaatatttgttaataatattaattttgtagcgacacatttcttttgtataaatattcttcttttctgtagatacattttttttttttttttaatttttattatttctattcttaatCATCTTTCACTGACCAAAGCTGTTTTCATTCTTGGTTaagattgttttttattttaataaatgtaagtTATCCAGAAACAAATCTGACTagttttgtattacatttgtaatagttaataaattaaaataaataatttctatttctacttaacaattttcgacaaaaatacttaataagttagacaaatttcttagTTCCTAATTTCATGcttgtaatgaaaaaaaacaataaacctctaataaaaaaaattttaaatgtaatgcgattgttttcttttaatttaNNNNNNNNNNNNNNNNNNNNNNNNNNNNNNNNNNNNNNNNNNNNNNNNNNNNNNNNNNNNNNNNNNNNNNNNNNNNNNNNNNNNNNNNNNNNNNNNNNNNccccccccccccccctccacccaccccccccccccccacaccTCCACTCTTTTTCTACGCGGCTCTTTTGCTCTCTAATATTCCACCACTCCGCCATCCCCAGTCATCAAGAATTGTGGTTCTGCAAGGAATCTCAAAATCATCGCTAATAATCGCTACCAAATGACCTTAACTTATACGTATATCACTTTGGATTACAACGAAAAACGATCGAAATCGTGCGAAATTATCTTTCAACGTGTAATACTGTCTAGAGACAGTAAAAGTGTACTGAAAATGATGTACTTGTCAATTCGGTGTTCTATCTTTACTTGAATTTGACAGTAATGTGTATAACTGCCAGTACTTGTCAGTGAAAGaattaagaataattacgaactaaattcaattaaacattCAATATACCCTTGCGCACAGGTTTCCTCAAAACCCATCAAGTAAAGAAAGTATCACTATTTGATACATTTCGATCTCATATTTATCTCAATTCTTGTCTATGTTGGATACGTGTAATAGTGTCTTCTCACTTATTGTTACATTCGTAAGAAATCAACGAAGATTGGTCTCGAGTCTGATAGTCGTTTAAATTGAAGCAGGCACTCAGTGATGTTTGTTATCGATAAATGCTCATTGTCTtcaatgtaaaatagaaaatgcgTAATGATAAAAGTCTCACTTTAATGATCTAGCCTGACAGGGTCAcgattaaattacatatcGTCTGCAGATACCGGTTACTATAAAATAAGGTACGTATTTTGATCTATGTGGGTAGCTATGGGGAGTCTATATTGACTAATCTTATCTATGCTCGTTAGAAGATAccttattttaaatatacagtaaatatacatgtatgctTAAACTGTCAAAATATTCTCACCAATGTGATCGTTCAAAGAACAGTTAATGTTTACCCTTAAACCATAGGATCCTTCTTTTCTATTCTTAatccttttaaatattcgtttaGTAACGATAAAGAAGTAATTGAAAGTATTCCTTCGAATAGAAAGTCATTTCAAAATGTACAAGAGCAATCTTTACAAggactttttttaataataaagttattgcTCCATTGGTAAAATTTCGAAGAGGAACTTTGAATGCAATCCTGTGTGGTTTAAGGGTCGACAAACAATTCGAGAGTTGCGATTACTCGCGTGGACatatttatagataaatgTGTACAATGGAGGGGTAATTAATTTACCAAGCAAGATTGTCGGCAGGGGTGAGTTGCTAGTGAGAACATTGTTACAATTTAAGCATAGTGGATATCGTTAATTCGCTTTATGTATGGACTAGACTCAATTACTTATAATAGTAGATCTTCATACGATATTGCAAAGAAACGTAGTTTCAAGCTGTTACGATTGAAGATGTGAATTTACAATGTGGATTGTCGACACTTGTTACTGACCCTGTATTCAACTCGTATCCTACGAACTCtttatttaaaaggaaacTGGTTTCGCTCATTGTATCGATATGAATGAGAGACTTAACAGCAAGAGCTCTAATTAATTACAGAGATCGATATGTATAGTATTTGTATAATAGATATGTATAGtagtaatttattgtcacTATTGCAACGCCAATTTTTCAATGTCCTTCAgaagtgttaaaatattttactattatttataatttgggAGATATCTGCGATTCTAAATGTACTTTTGAAAGAACCACGTCGGTAACAAATGTCGACACGTCTATCGCAAAGCCGATCAGCGGACTGGATGTTTACAAATAATCATAGCAAAATAGTTTCGTATATTGTATAACACTACAACGACACGAAGTAGGTAAAGTACAGAATAATCGCAGCTCAAAGGTCAAAAGACGCGTGGATCCGAAGGAAAAAGACGTCGTTGATAGCCTTAGAAATCATTACCATACTATCCGTAAGATTTAAACGTTCCTAGtagtaaataatacaatatacagGCTGAAGCACCTATCGCTGTCATCGCAAAAaacttcatttctttaaacgatacaaaataaaatcagaaGATATCGATTGGTTAAGAGggggaaattgtttcaagatcATATTTTTGTGTAGAGTGTTTTAAACGATATCGAAGTGAATTTTTAGCATTCTGTAGCAATTCGAAGTTCGAataatctttaataaatattttgtcatgGTTGTCACACGCAAAATAGTGTTTTGTATAGGTGTCAGTACACATCCAATTCGTCGTAACATCAATTCCAAAACCAAATACACAAGTATGAAGTCACGAAATGAATAATCTATCCCTcctaaataaacaatttctttttctgacAGTTTTTTGTATCTTGAAAAAAAACGACGTATACTTTAGGGGTGAAAACGTTAAGTTCTTTAGACtgtatatatctttatatataatatatataatctttttatatataccaAGATCGCAGTAGAAAGAAAGGCGACACCGCGTCGTTTCCTTCCTGTTCTCCATTCTGATATGTATACTGTAACGTAacccaaaataaaatcacgtTTCTCTTCATTCCCCCCCAATTTTCCCTCCGAAGAGtcgaagaattgaaatttctcgaGTCGATCGATTCATTCCCTATCGAGATTTCCCATCTCTCCTTCTTCTTTCCGCTTTCTTTTAGAagctttcattttctttagaGCGGCGGACGTCAACGCAAGTTCGCGAAATGAGAGTACgtctattaaaattatggAAGGCCCGTCTAGCTTCGCTAAACGTCGATTACACATGTACATAAATagcgtataaattaattaagtacaaaaattacaaacttattaacaaaacaaaaaatacatattgGCGAGACTGAGGGGTTCAGCTGAATTCGAGAGTTTCGCGGTTCATCTACTTTACTTCCCCCATTTTGTTTTCCGTCTTGGCCCGTTTAACAGAACACGCAACTCTATCTGTACTCTGCTAGTTTTCTTGTTTCTTCAATAGGAAAACGTAAAATGTGTGATCTACACTAGGGCTGggactattcgaataaacattcaaatattCTTATGCACtcgaaacaacattttctgtGACTGTAAACGTAGTGGCTGCGAACGGAAGCTGGTTAAGGGAGGGCGTCACAAAAATCAGCTACCTATAGTTATTGAGGCAAAATTTTACAAGTACTTCGTACTTTTATGTAGTTCTTCCACGCTGAATTCGATGGTgtagaaagaaattgtttaaaaaatcgaattcaGTGTGAACAAACTACATATaagtacaaagtttcaaaatgtTGCCTCAATAAATCCTGGTAGCtgatttttgtaacttttgtcCCTGTTGTAATTTGTTCAAAAAGAACATAGAACAAATGGTCCCAACCTGATCCTACCCTAATCTACGCAAAACATTCTTCTGTCGAAGGCGTGCGAGATGCATTGTcgttttatcgaaataaaatactaatactCGTTTGTTGATAATGCAATAAAGTGCCGCACGTTCAATTACCTAACGCATATCACAGAATCCATGTGTAcacctttaaaaaattattacacgcGCGAACGCAACGACACGATTAACCCTTTCCCGGCCCCCCATCGAGGTTGGCTCGTGCATGATTAtctaatttcgattaattttcggGCAAATTGTCTCCGagcgataaaaaatattccacgataCCGGAGATAGATTACGGGCGCACGAAAAAAGTACACGTTCACTCGTTGTCGTCAACGAAGACAAATAATTTGAACCGCATCAATGTtgagaaagtaaaagaaataaagcaACAATGGcggagatgggcgaaattttaatcgaataatagataataaatgaaacaagtgcatagtaatttattcgattctcGTTTGTTCATTGTAGAATATCTTCTGTAGgttcttttattcgtcattcgaTATTTTGATCTAACTAAAAATTTGACCCATCTCTCAACGATAGTACGTACAGCACGATCACACAGTTTATACGCAGGATTAATGAAAACTAAATTCCGTTTGTGTGTTGCGTTTCAAGGCAGACCTGGGcatcattcgaataaatgaaacaaaattacgttTGCTAAGTcgcttttaaaaattataaaataaataacaaaagttGCAGAAAACAGAAGTTACGtttcctaaattatttttacaatgaaaGATTGCCATTTTTATCATCCTAGATATgttccattttgtttttaaaataacttcaGCCCAGGCCTGGTATCCCGTGGCTCGATCGAGGCGATTTGGTTTGTGCTCCTCGATGGAatgaagattttttaaatttaaacatcaATTACGATCCCGGAAGATAcgttaattttaaacgtacgttgaaaaaatctaaatattcctcctgcccccccccccccacccccctaTTATTCTACCGTTCCAACGTAAACGTTAATCTAAAATGGCGGCGAGATCGTAGGATGCACCGTGATGATCGCCTTTCACGCGTGTTCACGTTTGAAACTTCGAAATGCACGTCCCCCGGAGAACTTTTGTGTGGAACTTAACGATACGGATGAGCTAACGTAATCAGGCATACATACACATACGTCGTAGCAACGTCGGATACATTAACTGTAATGAGTATGTTATGTTACAGCACTATACGAGAATACTCTTAACAGTTTAACCAATATTATCTGTATGGTACAGTCGCGCGTCTTGCGATCCGGCCCGGTGAAACCATCTCCTGTGAGATATCTGCgaacaattgaaaacaaaatcacGTTTTATTATGTGCAATTGACATGAAACCCACAATTCAAAGTGGGTCAAAAGTTCCTGAATCTCACACCCTATATCTCATTTCCAAACCAGATAAGTAAGAAGAGTCACCTTGATCACTAAAACGGAGCGATGCTGAGGTCACGAAGAGACTATTGGTTGAGCAGGGTGTTAGTCACCTCAGAGATGGACAGCAAAGGACTCCCGGCGTCCGGTTTGGAATCTGTGGGACAGTTGAGCCCATTCCCCCCGATGACCCCACGTGTTGGTGCTGAGGGTGGTGGTGCGGAGGGTGGTACAAGACGTTGCTGTTGTTGGTGTTGCTGTCCTGGCCGATGCCCATGCCGACTCCCGTCCCCGTTCCCACAGCTGACGGGGGTGTGCTGCAACCGACAGTGCGTTCACCTGTTATTCGCAACCCCTTTCAACCCCTCGTTCGAACCTGTCATTGCGGTATTACATTATTTCGCCTCTGTAGCTTTTCAATTCAACGCAATACTCGAGTCTTTTAATACAATGGATCTGTCCACATAACACAGACCGTTAGATAACATTTTCCACGATTCCTGAAGCTATTctacgaagaaagaaaaagacgcTTTACTCGGCAATAATTGTCaagttggaaaataaaaatgcggACATGCAACATGTAATTGCCGCGCCCGGAGAGTTTGCACCTGAAGTCGAGCAGGATCCGTTGGATGGCGCCACCTCGATTTCAGGTGCGATCCCTCCGTGCGCGACTGAtgtgatcgatcgatcgtgttTACTTGATTGCAAAAACTATTCGGTGCTCGGATCATGCATGCCCAATAGACGAATACCTAGAGACGAGGTTCGATCGTATTCTACgttaattgttcattttacaaaataatcgGTATCATCAAAGTTCTCTatgttttcataaaatctGTGAGGCGGCAGTGACACTCACTGGGGCGCGTGCCTTGGTGGTGCGGGGTGGTGATGGTGGTAGGGATAGTACTGGTAGTGGTGGTGTTGCACTCCTTGCCATACCTCGGAGCCCGCTTCCCCGTGGCCATGGCCCGGATGAGAGTGCGCGTATCCGATAGTGCTGGCCGCTGCAGCTGCAGCTGCGGCCGCGGCCGCCGCCGCCGCTTGATACTGTGACGTAGTCACTGGGTactgctgttgctgttgctgctgttgatGATGTTGATGCTGCTGCTGAGACTGCGCCTTGGTTCTAGGGGAACTGGGAGCGGTCGTTTGTTGCTCGCCGGGGGATGTCTGCCGCCATTTGCACTCCCCGTTCATGGAGTTCATCTCTGCCAAGGATTTCAGGGGATCCCCGGTCGTGGCGTTGGTGGAATGAGTGGACGAATGGGTGGAATGCGGCGTTGGCGGGCTGTAGCTACCGTTGTTCCTCGGAGGTGTGCGCGAAGGTGGCGCCCCCCACATCAGGACTGTCTGTCGAGGCGCCTCGTTTCCGTAAACCTCGGGCTTCACATCTTCTATCTTCGGTGTGAGCACTCCGTTCGTCGGTCCGGTCACCGGAGAACTCCCAGCCGAATTGCTGGACGATGCACCACCTTCCAAGGAGTGCCTGCTGCCCGCGCGAACGATGTTGATGTCGGCTGTTGCCGTGTGCATAGTCGACGCGCTTGCAACCGGACTTGCCGCGTAAGGGGAACCACTAACGCTGCTGGGGTGTCTCGTCTCCACGTAGCTGTACTTGGGAGACTCGCCTAATTGCTGGCAGTACAGTTTCTCCTCGGCTTTGCTCGTCAGCTGGTGCGTCTCGTAGGTGGGCAGGGAGACGTCTATGAATCCGTTGTACGGGGTACTCGTGTGGTAATCTGGGTAGTAGGAACCCAGAGGCCTGTACTGGAACAGGTTCTCCGTCGCTGCAGTGAGGTACCTGAGGATTGGAATTTGTGGATTAACTTGCAGTGCTCTTATTAGAGTGGTCCTGGACTATGTAGCTGAGGACCATACTTAAACCATAGGTATAATCAAGAACTATTCTAAGGAGACCTAACTGGGGGTTGTGTGGGTCCTACATCACCGATAGGCTGTCCGGGGAATTTCCAAGTTAAAAATCAAAGCTCCCAAGCCAATACTCCTCTAATTGCAGATCCCACCATCCTCACCTATTGTCCAACGCAGTGGCCGGGTAGAGCGTCTGATGGTAGTTGCCCGTGTGACCAATGTACGTGGTCAACGAGGGATCCGTGCTCGCAGCGACCGCCGTTGGTGCATACGGTGTCGGGTACATCGTGTTCAAGTTGCTGTACGCTGCCGCCACCGCGGCAGCGGCGCTAGTATCCGCCGCGAGATAGTCCACGGACGCTACCGTTGGCGTGACTGGCGGCGACACCGACGACTGTGCGGAAAGCTTGGTGCGCTTGTTCCGACAGGTCGACAGGAAGTCCCTCAGTTGCGTCTTGTACCGCCTGTTCACTCGCTGGGACGTTGGCTGGCTTGGCAACGTCGGGGTCATTACGGACCCCGTGATACTATCGCTGTCCGAGAAGTAGCTGTTAGTCAGTCCGGCATCCAGGTAGCTTACTTTGAAGTCCATCGTTCGCTTCCCGAGGAGATCCCTGCCTTCCTCCTCCCTGTCGAGTGAAAAAGTTGGTCATCGTTTTGGCTACATGGCAACACCTTCAGGTTCAACGCAGTGACTGGGGTAGCTCTATCGATAAAGTTTAATAATCGATAGCAGAGGTTAAGTGCGTCAATGCTTTCATAGATACAAGGCAAAagtatttagtaattttttaattctgcaTAGGACAGAGGTCTTGTCAATTACGCTTTGTACTTGACGCTCGTGTCCGGCCAGAAAGATAAGCATATAGCTTTTTTCTGACGGACTTGTACTCCCCAGGCGCAGACGTCGTCTTAACATGTAGCGAAGGTTGAATGAGATATGGCTCGCACGGAACCGAGGTACGATACGTGCTCGGTACCGCGGTGAGCGTGTTAAAGAACCCCTTCCCGCTGTACTTACATGAGGGGTCTGTGTGTGCTAATGACGAAGTCAGGCTTCGAGTTTTTGTAGACCAATCTGGAACTGGTCTGCAGCCACTGCCATCCACCGTCCTTCTTCTGGAATCTGTACGCTATCATGCCCGAGGCTCCAGTTTTCAGCACTGAAATCGGATACCAGAGATTGTACAAACTGTTTTCGAACTTTCGACGAGATCCACTGGCTGAAATTATTGCTTACGTTCTTGGTGAGCACTTGCCACGTAGGCCAAATCGTCGTAATGGACTAGATCGTAGCCACCGAGGTTCCCAAGCTCCGCGTCCGAGTACCCAAGCAGCATCTTTCCTCGTTGGTCCATCGACACTAGCGCTAGATCCAGTTTGTGTTTGCTCTTGAACATCACGTCCTTCTGTGGCACTTCCAGGAGGGATGGTGGTCCAAAAGGTGTACACAGGGCAAACAGAGCTAACGGTGGTTCTTCCGTTTTCCTGTTTTGCCCGTGAAGGATCTTCACGCGTCCTCTGATGTCCAGACGCTGAAACCGAGGAGGATCTGGTGAGAACTTAAGCAAAGAGGATGTCAAGACTACTTCGGTGTTTTAAGGTGGCTAGGCAATCATTTTATAAGAGTGATCTTCACAGGACAGATTGATTGAACCTTTGGTAACACTCGTGACTACCAGGTGCCAGATCTTTCTCGCCATTTAGTTTGATTACTGATGCGACAAAACCCTACACAATGGCGGTGCCTGTCGCAGGGTCGTTCGTCGTCCGCGAAAAGAGGCATAAATCAAGGCCTGGGCAAAAGCGGGTCCAGCCTTTGGTCAGCTAGCCGCAGTGGCGGCAAAACACTAATTACCTTACAGCAAACAGCTAGCAAATACAGAGGTACGCGGGACAAAGACTATAAAGGGCCCACGGGAGCTCGCAATTCGTCCTGACCCATGCCAACCGCGCAAAAAGACGTCTGCTCTGACgtttatgaaaatgaaactgtAATCGTAAAAGCTTTACGGCGAGAACGACACCCAGACGCCCAGGCTAACTCTCTAGTTCGAGTTCATTTCAAAGTTAATCCTTTTTTGtgtgaattttttgaaaatactttcGTTGGTTATTTGTATACtcttgaattaattaaaaataataaaaaaaaatgcaagagGATCAATTCGGAGagggaattattttgtttgataACTATTACGTAATTTCCGAGAGTAAATGTGTCTTCGTCTGCTCCCCGccaaaaatgaaatcgatatCGAGTCTCGAGAGTATCTCGCATGCCCCATCGCAATTCCGTGAGCATTTCACGAGTACGCAACGTGGCTTTACTTCATTCATTGAAACACAAGGTCACGCGACCGGGGATGATACTTCGACCTCCGAAGGACTTTTCTCCTCGTTTGGCATCTAACGATAACCACCTCCCTCCACTCCACCCCTATAAGAACGTTCGATAGATCGTCGCAACTAGTGACTGTGATTTTACTCgaaatgttcaaaataaaatcattttattatgttcGTCACGCATTTCAGtctgtgtttaatttttaacttcttcGTGAAAAGAGGACAGAAATTCGGTGTTGAAAAATTTCGAGAATTCTCGGGACGGGACTCTCGAGTACGATCGTTGGTCGCGAGTTATCGATCGGATTTTTACgacatcaaattttcataattgcTACCGAGAGCCGCATTTAACCCCGTGGCTCGCGATAATGGTACTTAATTGCGTAGGAAAGGGGGTGGTTTCGCCCTGTTCGCCAGTAATTACTCTGTTTTTTCTCCCTGGTATCCGGGTGAATGGAATTACTGGGGCTTTTTTCTTGGCGGAAGTGTGTTTTTTTTACCCAGAATTTAATGCTATCCTCGGTGGATTCTGTTGGTCATAATTACCACCCACTATGGAACAAAGTTTTTGCCATTTTTGGAGAAGAGAACCCCTTGGCGCAGGATAAAAACAAGATAGAGAAGgaatagaacattttttcctcgtaCTTCTTCTTCagtctattttttattcggtcaacttcttaaaaaatatttatttgtacgcATAGGTGTACTTTCAAATTGCAAAttcgttaacacgttgactgccagactaatgCTCTTGAAGATGTCTActctgattaaattttgtgtacTGTAACTTGATCGAAATgcaagtatttcattcaaattcattttcttcgacacTCAACTctcagaattcattttttcagcgaagaaaaattaaatatttcttaaattcattacttgtatatttgaaaacacATTATGTGTTCGCGACTTGTACACGGGACGCTGGCGAATAGCTTCGTCCTTTTTGCGAGGGCTAGAACAGGTCGAAGAGGTCCGGCGCGGGAGGAACAAAGGCAGAAGTGGAAGATTCAAGGCGCGACTGGAAAAAAGCAATTACTcgagagaaaaggaaacagAACCGGTGGCGGTCCCTAACTTCACTCCTTCCTCTTTACGAcagtgaaattattaattattgttttgtaTACCGAGCGTGAAGAAGTCCCTCGTACCAGTGGCGCATTACCCTATAGGCAAAGGACGTTTACCTAGGGACGCCTAAAGAGAATCCTAGAAcctttttatctttaaacattttccaaagaaggaatcGAGACAAACCTAAACGCCTCTTACAATGGAACATATCCAACTGTCCGactccgattttgatgaaacttggtgggTACATTAAGCAGGTGAAAATAAaggatacgtatttttttttatagctgccCAATTGCAAGTTTAGGGGTTGAAAAAGTAGGAGGCAAATGTATCGTATTATATATCAATGAATTCGGAAAGCAATTTCCGTTCATTTTTGTCgttgtataaatttttgtatctcctaaaataatgtaacaacaaatttttttgttataaacaaattacattttacaaaatctgtAACCACTTTGTGTTTTACCTCAtgaaaccatgaaacttttcccTAAGAAGATTTCTTATAAgcagctataaaaaaatacgtatcaCTTAT is a window from the Hylaeus volcanicus isolate JK05 chromosome 7, UHH_iyHylVolc1.0_haploid, whole genome shotgun sequence genome containing:
- the LOC128880558 gene encoding circadian locomoter output cycles protein kaput, with protein sequence MTPTSAPVPTPTTASGPNNPVAMSQLGTVYATKRRRRNGKSLKPPQKDGVTKSNPSKRHRERLNAELDTLASLLPFEQNILSKLDRLSILRLSVSYLRTKSYFQVVMHKEKEENSHHDSHYRARELAAFAAYDHHHLDGEMFLQALNGFLLILTCDGEVFFATHSIESYLGFHQSDIVHQSVYELVHSEDREELQRQLMWNSFLPAESASLPLHDALSPQHNHLLERSFTVRFRCLLDNTSGFLRLDIRGRVKILHGQNRKTEEPPLALFALCTPFGPPSLLEVPQKDVMFKSKHKLDLALVSMDQRGKMLLGYSDAELGNLGGYDLVHYDDLAYVASAHQELLKTGASGMIAYRFQKKDGGWQWLQTSSRLVYKNSKPDFVISTHRPLMEEEGRDLLGKRTMDFKVSYLDAGLTNSYFSDSDSITGSVMTPTLPSQPTSQRVNRRYKTQLRDFLSTCRNKRTKLSAQSSVSPPVTPTVASVDYLAADTSAAAAVAAAYSNLNTMYPTPYAPTAVAASTDPSLTTYIGHTGNYHQTLYPATALDNRYLTAATENLFQYRPLGSYYPDYHTSTPYNGFIDVSLPTYETHQLTSKAEEKLYCQQLGESPKYSYVETRHPSSVSGSPYAASPVASASTMHTATADINIVRAGSRHSLEGGASSSNSAGSSPVTGPTNGVLTPKIEDVKPEVYGNEAPRQTVLMWGAPPSRTPPRNNGSYSPPTPHSTHSSTHSTNATTGDPLKSLAEMNSMNGECKWRQTSPGEQQTTAPSSPRTKAQSQQQHQHHQQQQQQQQYPVTTSQYQAAAAAAAAAAAAAASTIGYAHSHPGHGHGEAGSEHTPVSCGNGDGSRHGHRPGQQHQQQQRLVPPSAPPPSAPTRGVIGGNGLNCPTDSKPDAGSPLLSISEVTNTLLNQ